The stretch of DNA CTACACAAGATGTAGTGGTCTCGATTCCTATCCAGCAATGTGGGGTGATGCTGCCTTTTTACCCTTTTGTGAAGGCCATCCTCAGACATTACGATGTCTCTCCCTTCCAACTAACTCCAAACAATTATCTCATAATAATAGGATTTTATGCGATTTACATGGAATATGTTCAAGGGAAACCAACAATGGAGGACTTCAGGTATTTTTATGACATAAAGAGCGTTGGGCATGACAATagtttttattgctttagtaaatGGGCTAACTCTGAAATTGACAGGGTAGAAGGTACGGTTTCCAATATGGGAGATTGGAAATCCAAATGGTTCTACgcattttttttgataaatcaatgaATTGTATTGCACAAATAGTATTTACAACCTATTAGCACCCAAACAAGGGCCAAGAAATCTATACACAATCAATTTGCAATCTATACATTTCAATTACATTTCCATTATAAAGCAAAAACCCAATCTCTATTAATATTCTTGACTTTCCTAGGCATGAACATAGCAATCTGGATCTTTAGAGTGCCTTTTATGTCTTCAATTATTCTAGCAGGATTAATCAAAGACTTTTTCCAAATCACAGCAATCTTGGACTTCCACAAGCTGTACACCAAGGCTGCAGTTGCAGCAGCTAATACTTTTTTCTTGAATTTCGAGATCCTTGCTTTCCCGATCCACCTGATCAGTTGAGGGAGATTGCTGGTTTGGGCATGCCAGTTCAGCCAATTCTTCACCTCCAGCAGGCAGTGTCTATCAATCTTGCAATCAAAGAACAAGTGTTGACAATTTTCAGGATGAACATCACATAGGCAGCAAGTTCCATTTACCTTAACGCCAAATTTGATCAACCTGTTTTGTGTTTTTAGCCTATTCagcatggccagccacatgATTACACTATGTTTAGGTGTGTTTAGTCTAGCCCAAACTTCATTACACCATTTCAACTTACTTGGAGAGGGTTGGAACAGCTTGTAACCTGCTAcaatagaatattttttcctCTGAAATACATTATGATCTGTTAAAATTCTGATTTGGTCTTTGAGGGCTACCATCTTCTTCCAGTACCAACTAGAGTGTACTAAAGTAGAATAGCTCCACCAATCTTGGTTCTTGATGTAGACACTATGAACGTTCTACGCGTTTAAAGTGCTAGGAGTTAGAACTGACTTCAATCGACAACCTAGTACGTTGCATATCTTGACACTTAGCATATATTTTTATTACCTTGTATAGTTGCTAATGTCTATTTTTATTAATCGCAGATAGACCGGCTCGACCTGTACTAGACCCTGCCCGTAGAGAGATCGCTGGAGTTTTAGGTAGCCTACCTGTTCAAGATCGCGACTGACAACTTCTGTGCACAACTACAAAATTGTGAGAACACAAGATCATCCTTGAGAACACCAGTCTTCACCGAGAACCAGTACACAAGGAGCCTTCTGAGAAACAAAAGGAAAGAATAGACAAGCGTCTATCCAAACAGACGTCGAGAACAACATCAAGTAACACGTTTGGCATATAAACTTTCTTTTATGTTAAGAATAAGTTCTTATTTATGATCTTCTTGCAGAAATGACTTTCCTAAAGCAAGCTCCAACTTTCAACCGAAAACCTAAGGTTTGTACTGCGAAAACTTCTCTAGTCATTCCGCGGAAGAGGAAAAGTGACGCTGTTCTTACGCAGGTGGCTGACTCGTCAAAGAAGCAGCACAAAACTGCccaggacaaggggaagaaagttgTGATCGATCCTATTGTCAAGGCCCACGACTTCATAGCCCTTCAAGATAAGTTTATGAGCAATGAGTTCGTCTCTAAGGTCGAGGGGGTTCCTACCGAGGACTTGATGCCACGCTTCGCAGAATTGGCATCATAATTGATGACCATGTTCTCACAGGCTTTTGTTTTAGGTTCCAAAGAGCTTGATCTTCTGAGGAAGGAGAATTCGCTTCTACAAGACAGTGTAAAGAAACTGAAGCTGGAAGTGACCACAAAGGGAAAAGATATCAAAGATCTTGGAAAAGCTAAGGAGCAGGCAGAGGAAAAAATTCAAAGTCTTCGAATCGTGAGTTGATGAACTCGGTCGCGACCTTGAGAATGAAAAGGAGACCGGGAAGAAGCAATATGATCAGGTTGTCTCTGATTACATTTATACTACCTTGTCCAAGCTGCCTGACTTTGACTTTGTAGTTCTTGGAGTGGAGGTGGTTGAAATAGCCGATGTATTTCGCGCTATGTGTCCTGCTGAGACCCAGGGACTTGGGGGAAAATATTTTTCTCGAGGATGCTAAAAATGCGAATGCAGAGGAAGTCCCAGATTGTGCTGCTAGCAAGGTCGCAGATGATCCCAGCACTCATGCCCCTTAGTTTTTTCCTTAAATTCTTTTGTATTGTCAAACTTCCTTTTTTTTAGCAGCACATGGGTACTCGCGTTTTGTACTTTGAAAAACTTATTTAACTTATGTTATCAAACATCATATCCTTTCGAGGATATTTCTTTTGCATACTTATTTAGCGGTACATGGGTACTCGCGTTGTTAAGTTGCATTTTTAAttaatacttattttatttttgcaaaAGTTTTGTGGATTTATTCACAGCTTGGTGTGATGATTAAAGAATACAAACTTGCGAATAATGTTGATAAAagtttttgaaacttcaaaaatttcattaattaatcATTAGTACAATATTAATGGTTATACCCCCTATACTTAGTACATTTTATGAAATAAATTGACTAAGTATAAATACATGTGAGTAATATTGATAGTAATACTTTAAACTTTCTCTATTCTAAGCTCTTTCAATGGTTGTACCGTCGAAATCGAATAATTGATAAGTCACATTACCGATTTTTTTAGCAATTAGATATGGCCCTTCCCAATTATTGTCGAATACACCATGTGCTGAATTACGCGTATTAGGCATAACTTTATGCAACACTAAATTTCCTACTCACATGTTTCTTTCTTTAGCCTTTGAATTGAAATAGCGAGATGTTCGCTGTTGACAGGCTACATTTTTCAAATGAGCTTGATGGCGTTTTTCCTCCAGAAAATCAAGTTGTAGCAACTAATTTTTTGTATTGTTGTCGATATTGAAGATGTCTTTTCTCAAAGATCCTGCTCCAACTTCAACCGGTACCATGGCTTTGCACCCATAGGAAAGTGTGAAGGGGGTTTCACCGGTCGTTGAGCGAGGAGTTTTATTATATGACTATAAAACTTGTGGAAGTTCCTCTGAACACATACCTTTCTTTTCTTCGAGCTTACCTTCTATGGTATGCTTGATGATTTTGTCGACTGCTTCAGTTTGTCCATTACTTTGAGGATATTTGACTGCTAAAAAAGCTTTTTAAATTCCCAAGTCATCACATAGTTGATGCATCTCCTTACAATCAAATTGCTTACCATTGTTAGAAATTAGTTTATAAGGGATGCCAAACCTATAGATGATAGCACTATAGACAAACTCGCATAATTTTGAGGCCATTATGGTTGCTAGAGGCTTAGCTTCAGCCCACTTTGTGAAGTATTCCACTGCAACTACGACATACTTTACTCCTCTTTTTCCTTTTGGCAATTCACCAATTAAATCTATGCCCCAAACTGCAAATGGCCAAGGACTAGTGATAGAGTTTAATTGGCTAGGTGGCCTATTTACATAGGTCGCTATTCACTGGTACTTGTCGTATTTCTTGGCAAAGCTAGTTGCATCTGCTTGCGATGTCGGCCAGTAATATCCTCGCCTTATAATTTTTAaagcaagggaattacctccggCGTGGTTGCCGCATATCCTACCATGCACTTCGTGGAGTATAAAGTAGCATTCATTTCCATCGATGCACTTAAGTACAGTTGATAAAAACTTCTGCGATATAGCTTGTCGTCATAAATGACATATCAGGCAGCTCGATATCGCAGTTTTTTAGCTTTGGTCTTATCATCGGGGAGCACTCCCGTTGTGAAGTAGTTAACGATTGGGGTCATCCAGGTGACCTTCTTGATCGTATCGACCTCCATCACCTCTTCTTGATAAATAGTTGGATGGGTTAAGACATCAACAGTAATTACATCTAGAAATTTTGCTTCTCTTGTCGAGGCCAATCGGACCAAAGCATCTGCATgagaatgttggaaattattttacaaggatcttagatctactcacaagtatgttgattaacatcctaaatatgaactttctaaaacgataaaataaacacgtataaagtttaagaaaccttacattgggtgcagcggaattaaatgactccttccattcagatatctagcccttgattcctttctgtagcagagcattataaatatctgaacctggatctctttctctgattctttagtgctgaaactccttcttgctgaaagtctttcttcacgatcttcctcactatggttgaggtatcacttgctgtgtgtgggcactactctaacaataagtaattttcgaaattgaagaggaataagaaagagaaagggtcggccaaagatagggagagagaaaggctcagttttttctgaatgaaaagtcagaagaaaagtgttaatttcctgaagccttcactatctatttatagcattccactagggttaggtttgaattatttggcattaaaataatgaaaatatcagatgaaaaaccctataaaagttgCCGGCCTTAggaatgtggatttgggcctcacattttgcaattttggagttttatcatttctgcatctcattttctcaaaaacgccaattttcaaattcaaccatttaaatgccaattctaattatttaataactataaataattattaaataatattgtcatttatcatatttattaattgaaccatacaaagtatcataattaacaaatatgcccctaaaactctttctttacgatttcgcccttacttagtgaaaaattcacaaatagacatagtctaatttgagaattataattgattaataaaaaccaattacatgagtcttacaagaaatattatctcaactagtgcggggaccatgggtctatataaccgagcttccaataagtagatcaagaatttattactaaaattcactaacttattaattcttcgttgaatccacgcatagaacttagaattgcactctcagtatatagaatgctctacatgttccaccatatagacacatcattagttatccattgttataatcctaatttgatcaatgatcctctatatgaatgatctacactgtaaagggattagattaccgttacaccctacaatgtatttaatccttaaaacacttaaccccgtataaatgatatttcagcttatgtgaaatgagatctccaccatttattttcgtttggtcaagttcgaaggagatcatcctttacttaatattcgccagatagaagctatagattccatgtttatgttagcgctcccactcaattgcactacagtgttcccaaaatgtacgtatcaccctgacccaaaagtaggcttaactaacaaatcaaagaacacgaatagcctcttgagattgagcgtaatcataacaggattaagatcatttgatctaggatcaactagatattacggtaagtttaataaatctaagtcaaagttcaatatcggtcccttccgatgcatactccatgcatccaacctgagctttactttaaccaatgctctggaaagaacatagcatttctccaaatccaagtaaactctgttgtagattatcatatcagtaaaaccctatgtctgataaatctaggaaactttattcacatagtcatgtttactttccaatgtgttgacagcacaataaacaggatcaagtatgtgaaaagggtttcagatgaatttattcattatgtacatataatcatgaaataaatcatgtgaaccatgcaacattaaatgttatttctgatctatattaataagtaaatctgattatattgaaatgagttttatttagggcataaaacccaacagagaaTTGTAAGCACGAGGTATTCTACTAacaattatcttttttaatttgtgTAATAACTTACAAGTGTAGGAAAGTTATTTGGCCAAATTCCCTCCTCTAGCCAGATATTCTCCGTTGACTTGGCAAACTACGATTTGCGAGTCGCTGAATGCTTCGAGGTATTCAACTTTCATTTCGAGAGCAAGCTTTAACCTTGtgatcaaggcttcatattcggcttcgTTATTTGATGCAAGAAATTCAAACCTCAGAGCAGCGTGCACCTTAAATTTATTAGGGCTTATAAGAAATATTCGACCACCTGATCCCTCGCTATTGGATGCCCCATCAACTTACAAAGTCCAACCTTCGCCTGGTGGTACATCGGGGTCGACTTGCTCTTTTGTAATTATTGCCACCTCGTCACTTGCAAACTCGAGAATAAAATCAGTGAGGGCTTGTCCCTGGATTGCCGATCTTTGCTTGTATCTAATGTCAAATTAACTTAGTTCTACTGACCATTTGAGTAACCTTCTTGATGCTTCTGGTTTTGCTAACACTTGTTGCAAAGGATAGTTTGTTAATACCTCAATGTTGTGTGCTTTAAAATAAGGTTGTAACTTTCGGGATGCAACCACAAGTGGAAATGCTAAACGATCCACTTGTAGATAACAGGTTTCGGTAGGAGTGTACGTCGGTCGGTTTAGTCAGTTTATGCTATATTTTATTCAACCCAATGTAAAGATCGGGTTATAAAAATCTATGTGCAACCCTcccaattaagaaaaaagaaaatagcaACTTGCCCAATAAAAtttgtcggtttggtcgggttaacccgtccaaacagacaactattttttttttttacatacaattattatattttagttaattgtAGTAATCAGACAAATAAATATAGATTGAATTTAATGTTCAAATCAaccaccataaaaaaaaaatatattagtttgaaatttatatttttaatataatcatataaattatacagtatataaatatatataaaaaaaccctCTTAATTGGGTTGGTCGGTTTAGTTCGGGTTAATTGAGCGggttaatattattttcaaccAGCCCAATATAAAGATTGGGCGGGTTATATTTTCATCGGgttttttagtttatatttttCGTCGGGTTATCTCAATTTGGTTTGGGTTGGTTATTTGGGTTGGGcggtttacaaaaatttatgtaCATCCCTAGGTTTCGGAATCCAAAAGGTTCTTGCTCATGTAGTATACTGGGTGTTGTCTACCTTGGTCTTCGCTGATTAGTACTGAACTAATCACGTATTCTGACACTGCTAGGTAGATTGACAAAACTTCTCCAAGCATTGGCTTGGACAACATTGGGGGTTGCCCCAAATGCATTTTTAGGGCTTGGAAAGCTTCCTCACATTTATCACTccactaaatttttttattacctTTTAGAATCTGAAAGAATTCTTTACACTTATCAGAGGAACGTTTACCTGTGAGACTTTTGACCTCTTTTGGTTTGGTGGGAGATCGCATCTCCACCAATGCTTTTATTTTTGCTAGACTGGCTTCGATTCCTTACTGGTTTACCATAAAGCTGAGGAATTTTTCTGAGCCTACTCCAAATATGCATTTTAGGGGGTTAAGTCACATCTTATAATGCCGCAGGATTCTATACGTGGCTTCCAGGTGAGTGACATGGTCTTTTGCATGTTGaaattttacgagcatatcgtcaacatacacCTCCATTGTCTATCCTATTAGATCTGGGAactgttgttggaaattattttaccaggatcttagatctactcacaagtatgttgattaacaccctaaatatgaactttctaaaacgatgaaataaacacatataaagtttagtaaaccttacattgggtgcaacggaataataggactccttccgttcagatatctagcccttaattcctttctgtagcatagcattatcaatatctgaacctggatctttttctctccttctttaatgctgaaactccttcttgttgaaagtctttcttcacgatcttcctcactatgattaaggtatcacttgctgtgtgtgg from Cannabis sativa cultivar Pink pepper isolate KNU-18-1 chromosome 2, ASM2916894v1, whole genome shotgun sequence encodes:
- the LOC115720379 gene encoding uncharacterized protein LOC115720379, whose protein sequence is MWLAMLNRLKTQNRLIKFGVKVNGTCCLCDVHPENCQHLFFDCKIDRHCLLEVKNWLNWHAQTSNLPQLIRWIGKARISKFKKKVLAAATAALVYSLWKSKIAVIWKKSLINPARIIEDIKGTLKIQIAMFMPRKVKNINRDWVFAL